The Mycolicibacterium fluoranthenivorans genomic interval ATGACCACGACGGTCGACACGACCGGAACCGCCAGCCCGACAAACCGGTTCAGCGCGGTGCGGTCGAACACCGGGGATTCGTCGAGTACGGCGATCGCATCGATGACGTCTTCGACGAGCGGCCGATAGCGCTCGGTGCGGCTGACCGACACCAACGTCAGCAGCGATCCGTCGACGACACCCGCATCGTCGAGCGATTCGGTCGCCTTCAGCGGCGGAGCGCCCGGCCGCGCGAACGCCCACTCCCCCTGCGCCTTGAAGTCGAACCCCGCCAGCACCTCGGCCGGTGTGTCATCCAGCAGATCCGCCAGTACGGCCACCGTCTCGTCGATGTAGGTCTCGATCGAGGCGGCGGCCGGCAGCACCAGGTCGGTGAGACGGCGTCCGGTCAGGATGGTGACTCGGGTCGTTGCCGGGCGGCCGGGCGTCACGCTCGTGGACGCGGGTGCGACCGCACCGGTTGAGGTGGCGGTCAACGACGTTCGAGGCGGTCGAAGTCGTCGGACAGCGCCGCAGCGAGTTCCACGATCCGGCGCTGGAAGGTGCTGCCCAGCAGTTCGAGCTGGATCTCGGTACCGGCGGCGATGTGCTTGTCCCAGGGCAGCACGATCACCCGGCCGGGTGCGACATGCCGTTCGAACTGCTGCACGAGGTCTTCCACGTCGATGTTGGTCTTGCCCGGGGTGACGTGGTTGATCACCACGCACGACCGGCCCAGCAGATCTTGATAGCCGTTCTGCCGCAACCAGTCCATGGTGACGGCGGCCTGGCGGGCCCCGTCGATGGAGGCGCTCGCGACGATCACCAGACCGGACACCGTGGACAGCACACCGCGCGCGGCCGGCTGGAACAGCCCGGCGCCACAGTCGGCGAGCACGAGGTTGTAATAGCGCGAGACGATGCCGACCGCGCCCTTCCAGTCGTCGTCGTTGAACTCGCGCCGGGCGGCGCTGTACTCCTCCGAGGACAACACCTCGAGGTTGGCGCCGTTCATGCTGGTGTACGCCCGGATGTCGTTGTAACGGGATAACTCTTGGTCGGACAACAGATCTGAGATCGTGGCCGCGGACTGCCGGCCCGCCCGGTCGGCGAGGTTTCCGCCGTCGGGGTCGGCGTCGATGGCCAGGATACGGTCGCCGCGGACCCGGCTCAGCGCCGAACCGAGCGCCACGGTGACAGCGGTCTTTCCGACGCCGCCCTTGAGCCCGAACACGCCGATCTGGTAGGAGTCCCTGGCATTTCGGCGGATTCGCGCGTGCAGGTCCATCTCGTAGATCTCGTCGGGCGAGAGCCCGAGGTTGATCCGGCTGAACACATACAGCCAGTGCCGCCAGCCGCGCTGGGACGGCATCTTCACCGCCGTGCGGACACCGACGTGTGAGAGTGCGTCGATGGCACGGTGATTGCCCATGCTGGCGGCTGAGGTCGGCGCGGGCTGGGCCGGGATCGGCTGGCTTTGCGACCACACCGGTTCCGGCGCCTCGGCGAAGACCTGGCTGGGTGCCGGCGCAGGCGCGGGACGGGCCGGCGGGGCCGGTGCGGGCCGCTGCTGCTCGTGCCGGGCACCGGAGGTCTGGGCGGCGGGCGGCGGGGTGCGCAGCATTCCGTTCTGGGCGCGCTGCGGACCGGTGTGTTGGGCCGGCCGGATCTGCTGGGTGATCTCCGCCTCACGCGGGGCAGGGACGCCCGACGCCTGGGTCTGCGTCGGGGCGACCGGCATCGACGGCGGAGTCACCTCGGTGGCACGCGGCGCCGAGGCGTGGATGGGCATCGGTGGCGGTGTGACCGCCGGTGCCGCACCGTCGATTTCGCTGTTGGCCTCACCGTCGGCGGGGCCGGCGGAGTGGAAGAGCCGGTCATAGTCGGCCGACATGATTACCTCTCATAGGTGATACGCGACTGTGCAAGCAGGAGGTGGGCGGACAAGCCTCAGGCTAGTCCGCCCACCCCACCTGCACTGTGGTTCTAACCGGCGAACATCCCGGTGACGCCGGCTTCGGTCTGCGCCATGGTCTGGGCGGCTTCGTCGACGGTCTGCGCCAGATTCTGCAGCGCGTTGTTCAGCTCGGCCGCCGTGCTGTTCCAGCGGACCTGCAGGGCCTGGTAGGCCTCGCGGGCGGCGCCGTCCCAGGTGGCCGCGAGCCGGCCCAGCGAGGCCTCGCCCTCTTCGAGCAGGCTCTGGGTGGTACCCACGGAGCCGTGGATGTCGGCGGCGCCGGCCATGATGGCGGCGAAATTCCATGTCTGTTGGCTCATGATTCGATTTCTCCGTTTCGGTGGTGGTAGGTGATTCGGGTGCTAGATCATCCGGCTGGCGAGGGCGCTGGCCTGGTCCTCGTCGGTGCTGCCGTACTGCGTGCCACCGATGCCCAGGTTCTCGGAGATGTCGTCGAGCTCCCGGTTCTGCTGCGTGGCGGCCTCGTGGAAGCGCAGCAGGGCGGCCTGCGCGGCGGTCGCCGACGCACCGACCCACGCCGGCTGCAGGCCGGCCGCGGTGGCCTCGACGTGGGCCATCACGGTCCTGAGTTCGTCCGCGATGCGCTGGAAGTTGGCCGACTCGCCCGCGATGACGGAGAGATCGGCTTCCATCCCCTGTCCTGAAGTCATGGTGAAGCTACCTTTCCTTTTCCTGTGTCCTCACCACGTGTTGGCGAGTCTTCCAGCCCCCTCGGCCGGGAAGTTTGGGTGTTGCCGGTGCCGGTCATCGGTCGTCACCAGTCGTCGTCGTCTTCATCGAAACCATGGGCCAGCGGTGACGGGGTGGCGAGCGCCTCCCGCTTGCCACCGCTCTTCTCGCGCTGAGCGGCGCCGTTCATCGGGCCACCGCCGCCCGATCCGGCACCCACCGGCGCCAGACCGGCACCGGCTCCCCCGGCGGATGCTCCGGTCGGCGCCGGAGTCGACTGAGCCGGCGACCCGACCAGACTGGACATCAGCGGTGTCCGGGCCAGCGTGCCGCCGGCGCCCGGCAGCGACGCGGCGCGCACCAGACCCGCGCCCGATGTCGCACCCGAGCCGCCCAGCAGCGGGTGCTCCGAGAACGGGCTCGCGCCGATCAGACCGAACTGCCGGCCGCCACTTCCGCCCATCTGACCGAAGATCGAGCTCACCTGCTGCAACGGTTGGGTCAGCGTCTGCGCCCCCTGCGTGACGCCCTGTGTCATCTGCTGAGGCGCCTGGATCAGCGACTGGCCCAGTTGCGACGCGATCTGCAGGCCCTGTTGCATCCCTTGCTGCAGCATCTGCTGGGTCTGCTGGCCCTGAGCCTTATCGGCTTTCTGTGCCGCCCCCTGGGCACGCTGCTCACCCTGATTCGCAAATGCCGCACCCCGGCCCGCCGTCAGCCCGGCCGACTCCACGGTCGCCTGCATGGTGGTGTGCGCGAAGGCGGCCTCGCGCAGCGCCGAGCCGGGCAGGGTCGCGGCGAGCTGCCCCGAGGCCATGCCCAGTGCCGACTCCCCGACCCCCGGCACGACGATGGGCGTCATCGGCAGAATCGGTTCGAAGATGGTGTTGGCCGTGGTCTCGGCCTGGTACCCGAACATCACGGCGGCGGCCTGTTCCCACATCCGGACGTAGTCGGCCTCGTTGATGCCGATCGGAACCGCATTCACGCCGAGGAAGTTGGTGGCGTTGAGCACCGCATTCGTGACGTGGTTCATCTCGATCTCGGGCAACGGCGGCGTCACCGCCATGGCCAGCGCGTACGAATTCGCTTGTGCGATGGCCTGCATAGCGCGCTTCTGCGATTGCAGCGCGGCGGTGCGCAGCCACACCACCATCGGCGTGGTCGCGGTGACCGCCTGCTCGCTGGCCTGGCCCTGCCAGGAACCCGACAGCGAGGCGAGACTGGCCGCGAGTTCTTCGGCCTGCGTCTCCAGCGAGATCGCCAGAGTTTCCCACGCCGCCGCCGCCTGGAGCATCGGCGTCGGGCCGGCACCGGCCATCAGGCGGCCGGTGTTGATCTCCGGTGGCAATGCCTCATAGAACATCGTCAACATTGCGGGGACTGCAGACATTGTTTGCCAGCTTCGCTCTCGTCAATTCTTGGCGGTCGCCGAGCCGGTCACATCAGGGTGGCGGCGCCCTCGGCGTCCACCGTCGTGTAGATGCCGGAAGACTCCAGATAGGCGGCGCCGGCGCGGGCCAGTTCCTGCTGGGCGTAGGCATTCAGCGCCGCAACCTGGGCGGCCTCGCTGGCAAAGGCGAGGGCCGCCTGGACCGACACCTCTTCGGCCCCTGCAGGCAGCAGGGCCATAGCCTCACTGGTCGCGGTGGTTCCGGTGGCGAGTCCGCGTCCCCCGTTGGCAACCACCTGGCTGCCGATGCCCAGCACCGCGGGCGAGTGTTCCATCGGTTGCATGTGCAGTTCCTCCTCAACGGTTCCAAACGAGCTGGATGACATCTTTGGGATGGGGACCGCAAGTCCTGCCGTGGCGCTTCAATCGTGGACCCCCCGATCCGTTTGCTACCCCGTCGCCGTCAATTTTGCCAGGCGACTCGAAATCCATACTAACCGTGGTTTTGGGGTGGTGCCGACACTTCTTCTTCCGGAGGATCGACATACGCCGCCTGAATCACCTCCTTCGCGTCCGGAGAGACGAGAAGTGCCTGGCCAGGCGGCCTGCGCTTGAGCTTGAACGCACTCGACGGGAACTCGGTCTTGTCGCCGGAGAGGAACAGCGTCGGGGTCCCCGCGCCGTAGGCCGCCCCGACGAACCGGTCCATCGTGGCCCGCTGCGCCTGACTCATCTGGCACGTGACGACGAGGTGCAGGCCGATGTCCGCGGCCGCGGGCAGCAGGGGCCACAACGGCGCCATCGGAGGCAGGCCGCCCGCGGCCGCCACCACCATGTGCCAGTCGTCGATGAGCAGCACGATATCGGGGCCCGACCACCAGGATCGGGACCGCAATTGGGAGGTCGTGAGGTCCGCCGGCGGGAGCCTCTTCTGGAGCAGAACCGCCAGCCCCTTCACCGACTCGTCGAACGTCGCGGCATTGCGATTGATTGCTCCGGCCGACAGCAGATGACTCTCGGGAACCGCATCCAGCAAACCCGATCGGAAGTCACCGACCATGAACCGCACCTGATCTCGATTGTTGCGCAAGCAAATAGCTTGGGCGATCGCATGCGCGATCCGGGTCTTGCCGGACTTGGGCGCACCGAAGACCAACACATGCGGCGTGCGCTGCATATCGGTGTAGGACACCGACAAGTCGGACTCGCGCACGCCCAGCGGAATGGTCCACCGCGTGCGGTAGTCGGCATCGGGTCCGGGCGGATTGGGGTCCATCTCGTTCAGGTAGATCCGGCTGGGCAGGACTCTGACCTGCGGGGCTTCCTCGGTGTGCAGCGATGCGATGTGGTCGACGGCCGCGGTGATGGCCGGCACCAGGTCGGCACCGCTGTGCACACCGTCCAGGCGCGGCACCCCGATCATCAGGTGGTGCTTCTCCAACGAGATCGCCCGGCCCGGCCGGTTGGCCGGGATCTCCCTGGTCATCCGGTCTATCTGCGTCTCGTTGACATCGCCGAGCCGGAACTCCACCTTGGTGCCCAGGTAGTCCCGGACCCGGGAGCGCAGCTCGGTCCAGCGCGGTGTGGCAATCACGGTGTGCACCCCGAACGCCAGGCCCTGGGCGGCCAGGTCCTGCACCACCGGCTCCAGATCGGGGAACTCGCCGACGAACGCCGGCCAGCCGTCGATGACGAGGAAGACGTCCCCGAACGGGTCCTGCGACGCCGCGTGATTCGGGTCCTCCCGCATCTGCCGGTACGCGGCGATGGAACCCACCCGGTACTGCTTGAACGTCGCTTCCCGCTGCCGCAGCACGGCCTTGATCTCCGCCACGGCCCGGTTGACCCGGTCCGGCTCGGCGCGGGTGGCGACCCCGCCGACATGCGGCAGCCCTTCCAGGTACATCAAACCGCCACCACCCATGTCGATGCAGTAGAACTGCACCTGGCGGGGAGTGTGCGTGGCCGCGGCCGAGAGCACCAGGGTCTGCAGGAAGGTGGACTTCCCGGTCTGGGGCGCCCCGCCGACGGCGATGTTGCCGCCGGCTCCGGACACATCGATACCCCAGACCTCCTGGCGGTGCCGGCGCGGCTCGTCCATGATCCCGAGCCCGAAACGCAACGGCTGCCGGTGATCCCGCTCGACGAGCTCGTTGACCGGGGTGGGATCCGCCAGCGGGGGCAGCCACATCTTGTACGCCCGCACCTCACCGGTGGTCAGCTGTTCGAGGACCACCTCGCGCAGCACCCGCTGGTCACCGAGTTCGGTCATACCGTTGGTCATGACACCGCCCCCGCGTCCAGCAGCGGTGCCGCCGTGAAGGGCTGAATGCGCACCACCTGGCGCTTGGGCTGGGCCCGTGGCGCATCGTCGTCGGCGTCCGCGAGCACGGTGGGCACATAGTTGGTACCGGTGTAGACACTGTGGAATTTCACCGGGTCCTCCATCCCCACCCGCAGGAATCCGACACCGCTCTCCTTGTTGGTGATGTACTGCGCCTCCGGCGTACCGATCACCGCCTTGGATTCCGCGGAACTGGTGGTGCGCAAGGCAATCCGGTACGTGAGGTTGGGCTCGAGCTTGTCGATCCGGACACCGCCGGTGTTCAGCGACTGGGTGGCCAGCAGCAGATGCACCCGCAGCGACCGGCCGACGCGGCAGATCCGGTCGAACAGCGCGATGAAATCGGGGTGGTTCTGCAGAAGCTCGGCGAACTCGTCGACGACGACGAACAGTGTCGGCAGCGGAGCCAGATCGGCCCCGCGTTCACGATGCTTCTCGTACTCGGCCACCCCGGAGAGCGCACCGGCGGCACCGACCTGCATACCCGCCTGGCGCAGAATGGACTGCCTGCGGTCCAGCTCACCGGTCAGCACCTCACCCATCCGGCTGACCAGCTCGGCCTCCTCCTCCATGTTGGTGACCACCGCCGCGGTATGCGGCAGCTTCTCCATGCCGAGGAAGGTGGAGCCACCCTTGAAGTCGGTGAGCAGCAGATTCACCTGGTCCGGGTGATGCGTCGCGGCCAGCGACAGGATCAGGGTGCGCAGGAACTCTGATTTACCGGAACCTGTTGTCCCGATAAGCATTCCGTGCGGACCGGCGCCGAACTCGGCGCCTTCCTTGATGTCCAGGTGCATGATGTCGCCGGTCTTGAGCTCATGCCCGAACGGAATCCGCAGCCGGTCCCGGTCGGTGTCGGTGAACATCCGCCAGCGCGCGGGGGTGACCTCTTCCACCGTCTGCGCACCGACCAGCTGGTGCCACTCGGTGGCGACCTTCTTCTGCACCCGGGTGGTCTTGTCGATGATCGTCCCGGTGATGGACCAGCCGGCCAGCTTCCTGGCGATGCGGCCCGCCTGGGCCGGCGTCATGGAATCCGCCACCCGGACCACCTGGCGCCAACCCTGTTGGGCCAGTTTGTCTTCGGCAGATCCGTCGGCATTAACCTTCAGTTTGTACGCCGATCCCCGGTGATTACCCAGCGTGATCACCGTGACACCGGCACGGCCGTCCACCGGGAAGCCGGCCCGGCCACCGGTGAGGTCGATGACGACGACATAGGCGCCGGCCGGTGCGGCGTCGGCGGTGTGCGGACCGCGCGCCGTGAGATCGGACAGTCCGTCCGGCCGGGTGAACACCAGCCGGGTCGGGCCGGCCACGTCGGTGTCGGACTGGTGCTGCGCATGCGGCAGCCACTTCAGCCAGGCCCAGTTCGGGTCTTCCGGGGTATCCGTGAGCACCCGGATCTGCAGCAGGTCCGGCGGATGCAAGACGGCCAGATGGCAGATCATCGCGGTCAGCAGACCGGCCGCACGTTCAGGCTCACCGCCGACGGCGATCGTCGGGAAGGTGCGCAACTGCACCAGTTTCGGGCAGTCGTGGATCAGGCCGTGGGTGCGCAGGAACTTGATCAGCCACATGTGGCTGACGGGCTCCAGGTGCGGCTGTGGCGCACCCTGGGGTCCGGCCAACTCACCGCCCACCGCCGGCTTGAGCAGCCGGTCGACGGCCGGCTCGGCACCGATGCCGATCCGGGTGGCCGCGAAGAAGTCGCCATTGGCCGGCCGCGACCACTGCCGGTTGGTGCCGACCATCGACAGCAGATCGCCGGGATGCGGTGCGTGATAACCGAAGAACGTCACCTGAGCGGCGGCCGAGGTGGTGACCCGAGACCGCAGCCCGGCCAGATACCGCAGGTACTCCTTGCGGTCCGCATTGATCTCGGGCACCTTCTTGCCGCCTGGGCCGCCACCGGCCATGAAGCCGACTGTGCCCATGATCATCATCAGCGGCATCATCAGCATGTAGGGCGACAGCTGCCGGATGCCGGTGAAGACCATGATGGCGAGCATGCCGAGCATGCCGCCACCCATGACATAGGGCAGCGCCTTCTGCAGGCCCGACGGGGGGATCTCGATACCCAGGTCATCCGGTGGGGTGACGTTGATCTCGCCCGGTGTCAACCGGGGGCCCCGCCGGATGGTGGGGGTGAACTTCTTGGTGGTCATCGTCCACCTCCTTTCCTAACGTATCGGCGCACCCGGCGCGGGCATCGGCAGTGGTGCGGCCCCACCCGGCGGCGCGGGGGCGCCCTGGCCGGGCGCCTGCTGGCCGGTCGCCGTGCCCGCGACCTTGCGGGGGTCAGGGTCGGCGGGCAGCGTGTCGTGCTCGAGCAAGGCCGCCTCCTTGGACAGCACCGGACCGTCGACGAGCAGGCTGACCACCTGCCAGGGCGCGGTCAGCGGTGAGGTCAGCCCGAGCACGGTGGCGGTGTCCTGATTCGGCAGGCCGTACCGGATGCCCTGCGGGTCGATGTAGTAGAGCGCCTCGCCATAGCGTGGATCCGGTGACTGCAGCCGGATGAACTGCCCGCCGTCGATGTACACCGTTGCGGTGCCGGCGATCTGGCGAATGCCCGCGTTCATCCGGGCCGCCGGGATCGGCAGATGCCGTCCGCTGAACACGGTCTGGCGCGGCGACTGGTCGCCGGGTTCACGCTGCCAGGACCAGCACAGCGTCGGGGCGTCGTGGCGCAGCCGGATCTCCATCGGCTGATCGGGCAACGGTGACACGAAAACCTGTTCGGCAATCTTGGCGACATCGCTGGCCTCCACCGACGGCGGCGAGATCAGCCCGAACGAGTTGGACGCGCGCAGGGCGGCGGCCGTCGTGCCGTTGACCTTCGCGACACCGTCGGCAAGCACCACATACTGCTGCTCGCCTGCGTCGGTGATCGTCTTGAACACCGACCCGATCACCAGATTCGGCGGCAGGCCAACGGTATTGGGCGCGCCCGCGCCGGCGATCTCCGGCAACTGCCACGGCCCGGCGTTGGGCAGCGCGTTGAACAGACCCTCGGAGATCGGCGTGGGCCGCGCGGTGACCGGGATGCCGACCGCACTGGTCACGGCCCGGTTGGCCAGGTCGATGGAATGCCGGCCGTCCTGGGTCACCAGCCAGTTGCGGTCCTGATAGGACACCAGCACGCCCTGGCTGGGGCGGATCGGCCCGACCGAGGAGTCGACCACCGGCGGCATGATGACCACCGACGTCTCCACCGAAGGTGCGACGCTGTCGGGTTTGGTGACCGTGTCGCACAATGTCCACGTCGACGCCGGCGCACCCAGCGGGGTGGCATACGGCGCGCCCGGGATACCGATCGGCTGGCCCTTCGACATCCGGTTCAGCTCATCGGATTTCACCGCCGAAGGATTGTTGGAGTTACCCAGCACCAAGCGGGCCGACGTCAGGTTGTAGACGGGCCGCAACTCTCCGGTGCCGGGCAGCACGACGTAGAGCTGGTTGGTCGTCCGGTCCACCAGAAGTGAGTCGTCGCCGCGCTTACCGAGTGGTTTGAAGTACGCCAGCAGCGCCGCGCCGAGGCACACCAACACCGCAATCACGATGCCCGCGCTGACCGCCCGGCTGTAGAACTGCAGCGGGTCGTCGTACATCCGGGTATCGCGCCGGACGATCGCATGCTCGACCCGCCGCAGCAGGAAACGCCATCCGCTGACCTGGACCTTGGTGGTGAGCCGGAAACCTGCCATCTGCTCAGGCGCCGATATTCAGGCGGGCGTGCACAGCCTCGATCGCGGCCGCCATGTCCTCGCCGGTGACCTCGCTGAGCGCGTCGACGTCGAGGTTCTCGAAGTCCAGCGAACGAGCCAGCCGCATGTCCCGGCTCTGCTCGCCCGCCTCGACGAGCTGGCGGGCGTACCGGCCGTTGCCCGCGATGTCGAGCGCCGGCTTACCGTTGAGGTTCCGCTGGCTCAGCAGGGTCGCCGCCTCCAGCACACGCTTGGCCGCCTCCTCGTCCAGGCGCGAATCATTGGCCCCCGCAATGACCTTGGCGATCTCGACGATCTCCTCGGGTGCATAGGAATCGAACTCCACGCGGGTGGAGAAACGCGACCGCAGACCGTCGTTGGTCTCCAGCAGTCGGTCGATGTCGGCGCTGTATCCGGCGATGATGACCACGAGTCGGTCGCGGTCGTTCTCCATCCGGGCCAGCAGCGTGTCCAGCGCCTCGGTACCGAACGGGTCGGCGCGGCCGTCCCGCTCCTGCACCAGCGTGTACGCCTCGTCGATGAACAACACCCCGCCGACGGCCCTGTCGATGGTCCGCGACGTCTTCACCGCCGACTGGCCTTCGTACTCGGCGACGAAATCCTTGCGGGAGGTCTCCACCAGTTTGGGTTCGGTGATGACGCCGAGGCCGGCCAGGATGTTGGCCACCACGCGGGCGATGGTGGTCTTGCCGGTGCCGGGCGGTCCGGTGAAGATCATGTGCTTGGACTGCTGGGCGACCTTCATCCCGCGTGCGGCCCGGACCCGGGCCATCTGGGTGGCCGCCCGGTACTTCTCGATCTGCTCCTTGACCCGGCTCAGCCCGATCTGCCGGTCGAGTTCGGCCTGCGCCTCGGCGAGCAGTCGTTCGCGGCCGGAGTTGTCGGCGGCGACGCTGGCGGGATCCCACGGGTCCTTGCGGGCGGCGATCTTCTCGGCGGTGGTGGTCTCCATCCGGTAGGACGGATCGCGCAGGGCCGCTGTCACTTTCGGGGACGGGTGGGTGGCCTGCAGCCATTCCAGCAGCGCGATGGCCGCATCCTCGTTGCCCTGGCTGCGCCGGGTCATCGCCAGGAACCAGGCGATCGCCGGCGCGCACGCCTCACCGGCCGGCGCCGAATTTGCTTCCGTCAGTCTGCGTTCGGCCTCGGTGAACAGACCGAGGTTGGCCACCGCCACACCGTGCGCCACGCTCGCGGCCGCGCCGAGGAACTTGTCCGGCCAGCCGGCCGCGCCCCGCACCTGGTCGATCACATCGGTCCAGCGTTCGGCGGCGCCGTAGATGACCGCCTTGATCCAGGACACCAGGTACTCGGCGCCGGCGGCGGGCGCGTCGTCGAGCGCTTCGATCGCGTCGGCATAGTTGCCCTCGGCGGCTTCGCGCACTGCGAAGGCCATCGTGATGGCCAGTGGCGAGTTCACCGGGTAGGTGATATCCCCGTACAGCCCGCCGATCGGGATCCGGGCCCCCAGGCTGTTCATCGAGACCTCGGCACGGCCGGCGAGCTGGCCGAAGTTGCCGCGGGAGAACCAGGCCCGGAACAGGGTGGCCCGGTCGGTGTCCCCGCACCGGATCCGGCCGACCCATGCGTCGCAGGCGGTCTCGTCGACGGCGGTGATCTCGGTGAACAGTTCCAGGGACCGGGCGGGTGAGCTGGGCAGCATGCCGATCGCGGTGCCGAACAGACTCGCCAGATGTTCAGTCATGGTCACCTGCATACCTGGTCGCGAAAACGTGGGCCTGCGCGGCATCGGCCTCCTCCGGGGAGGGCAGGTCGAGATCGCGCTTCAAGAAGTCCCGGGTGACCACATCGTCCTGGCCTTCCCGCCGCATTCCTTCGAGCATGTAGGTGAACTGCGCGGACCGGGCCTGCGCGGTGGCCAGGCCGGCGATCACGACGATCTCGTCGGCGAGCTGCGCCTCCGTCGACAACACGGCGGCGGGGGCCAGCTCGATCCGCTGCACCCGCCCGTCCATCAGCGCCGTCACCGTCACCGTGCCCGGCGGGTTCGTGACCGAGAACACCGCCACATCCGCGTCGAGGTCCTCTTCGGCAGGCCCCTCGTCGTCATCCACGGGAGCGGGCAGTCCGGCGTCGAACACACTGAAGGCATCGAAAACCGATCCCTCCTGGTCCACGGCCTCGGCGTCGCCTGCCGCGAAGTCCAGCCCGACCAGCTCGTCGAACCCATCCTCGGTCCCCCCGGGATGCGGATAGTCATCGTCGTCGTACGACGGAGTCCCCACCATCGAATGCTCTCTTCAGTCCCCGTCGAAGTAGTCGGTGTCCACCGTGCGTTCGAACCAGGTGCCCGACGGCAGGAATTCGACCAGCCCGTCCAAGGCGCGTTGCAGGTTCTCTTGGGTGCCGGGCAGGAAGCTGCCGAACAACTCGCCGTTGACCCGGCGCGGGATCGAGACGATCCGGCCGAGTGTGGAATCCAGCACGCCGGCGGCGACGGCGGCCTGACTGTAGGTGCCACCGTCGTGCCGTTCGTTCGCCGTGATCTCGACCCAGCTGTCGGGTTCCGCGGTCGCCTGGGCGTACACGCGTGCCGACGCCGGGGAGATGCCGAACTGGGCCAGCTGGTGTGGGGTC includes:
- a CDS encoding MinD/ParA family ATP-binding protein, with product MSADYDRLFHSAGPADGEANSEIDGAAPAVTPPPMPIHASAPRATEVTPPSMPVAPTQTQASGVPAPREAEITQQIRPAQHTGPQRAQNGMLRTPPPAAQTSGARHEQQRPAPAPPARPAPAPAPSQVFAEAPEPVWSQSQPIPAQPAPTSAASMGNHRAIDALSHVGVRTAVKMPSQRGWRHWLYVFSRINLGLSPDEIYEMDLHARIRRNARDSYQIGVFGLKGGVGKTAVTVALGSALSRVRGDRILAIDADPDGGNLADRAGRQSAATISDLLSDQELSRYNDIRAYTSMNGANLEVLSSEEYSAARREFNDDDWKGAVGIVSRYYNLVLADCGAGLFQPAARGVLSTVSGLVIVASASIDGARQAAVTMDWLRQNGYQDLLGRSCVVINHVTPGKTNIDVEDLVQQFERHVAPGRVIVLPWDKHIAAGTEIQLELLGSTFQRRIVELAAALSDDFDRLERR
- a CDS encoding WXG100 family type VII secretion target yields the protein MSQQTWNFAAIMAGAADIHGSVGTTQSLLEEGEASLGRLAATWDGAAREAYQALQVRWNSTAAELNNALQNLAQTVDEAAQTMAQTEAGVTGMFAG
- a CDS encoding WXG100 family type VII secretion target, with product MTSGQGMEADLSVIAGESANFQRIADELRTVMAHVEATAAGLQPAWVGASATAAQAALLRFHEAATQQNRELDDISENLGIGGTQYGSTDEDQASALASRMI
- a CDS encoding PPE family protein; translation: MSAVPAMLTMFYEALPPEINTGRLMAGAGPTPMLQAAAAWETLAISLETQAEELAASLASLSGSWQGQASEQAVTATTPMVVWLRTAALQSQKRAMQAIAQANSYALAMAVTPPLPEIEMNHVTNAVLNATNFLGVNAVPIGINEADYVRMWEQAAAVMFGYQAETTANTIFEPILPMTPIVVPGVGESALGMASGQLAATLPGSALREAAFAHTTMQATVESAGLTAGRGAAFANQGEQRAQGAAQKADKAQGQQTQQMLQQGMQQGLQIASQLGQSLIQAPQQMTQGVTQGAQTLTQPLQQVSSIFGQMGGSGGRQFGLIGASPFSEHPLLGGSGATSGAGLVRAASLPGAGGTLARTPLMSSLVGSPAQSTPAPTGASAGGAGAGLAPVGAGSGGGGPMNGAAQREKSGGKREALATPSPLAHGFDEDDDDW
- a CDS encoding PE family protein; this encodes MQPMEHSPAVLGIGSQVVANGGRGLATGTTATSEAMALLPAGAEEVSVQAALAFASEAAQVAALNAYAQQELARAGAAYLESSGIYTTVDAEGAATLM
- the eccCb gene encoding type VII secretion protein EccCb, which encodes MTELGDQRVLREVVLEQLTTGEVRAYKMWLPPLADPTPVNELVERDHRQPLRFGLGIMDEPRRHRQEVWGIDVSGAGGNIAVGGAPQTGKSTFLQTLVLSAAATHTPRQVQFYCIDMGGGGLMYLEGLPHVGGVATRAEPDRVNRAVAEIKAVLRQREATFKQYRVGSIAAYRQMREDPNHAASQDPFGDVFLVIDGWPAFVGEFPDLEPVVQDLAAQGLAFGVHTVIATPRWTELRSRVRDYLGTKVEFRLGDVNETQIDRMTREIPANRPGRAISLEKHHLMIGVPRLDGVHSGADLVPAITAAVDHIASLHTEEAPQVRVLPSRIYLNEMDPNPPGPDADYRTRWTIPLGVRESDLSVSYTDMQRTPHVLVFGAPKSGKTRIAHAIAQAICLRNNRDQVRFMVGDFRSGLLDAVPESHLLSAGAINRNAATFDESVKGLAVLLQKRLPPADLTTSQLRSRSWWSGPDIVLLIDDWHMVVAAAGGLPPMAPLWPLLPAAADIGLHLVVTCQMSQAQRATMDRFVGAAYGAGTPTLFLSGDKTEFPSSAFKLKRRPPGQALLVSPDAKEVIQAAYVDPPEEEVSAPPQNHG
- the eccCa gene encoding type VII secretion protein EccCa, translated to MTTKKFTPTIRRGPRLTPGEINVTPPDDLGIEIPPSGLQKALPYVMGGGMLGMLAIMVFTGIRQLSPYMLMMPLMMIMGTVGFMAGGGPGGKKVPEINADRKEYLRYLAGLRSRVTTSAAAQVTFFGYHAPHPGDLLSMVGTNRQWSRPANGDFFAATRIGIGAEPAVDRLLKPAVGGELAGPQGAPQPHLEPVSHMWLIKFLRTHGLIHDCPKLVQLRTFPTIAVGGEPERAAGLLTAMICHLAVLHPPDLLQIRVLTDTPEDPNWAWLKWLPHAQHQSDTDVAGPTRLVFTRPDGLSDLTARGPHTADAAPAGAYVVVIDLTGGRAGFPVDGRAGVTVITLGNHRGSAYKLKVNADGSAEDKLAQQGWRQVVRVADSMTPAQAGRIARKLAGWSITGTIIDKTTRVQKKVATEWHQLVGAQTVEEVTPARWRMFTDTDRDRLRIPFGHELKTGDIMHLDIKEGAEFGAGPHGMLIGTTGSGKSEFLRTLILSLAATHHPDQVNLLLTDFKGGSTFLGMEKLPHTAAVVTNMEEEAELVSRMGEVLTGELDRRQSILRQAGMQVGAAGALSGVAEYEKHRERGADLAPLPTLFVVVDEFAELLQNHPDFIALFDRICRVGRSLRVHLLLATQSLNTGGVRIDKLEPNLTYRIALRTTSSAESKAVIGTPEAQYITNKESGVGFLRVGMEDPVKFHSVYTGTNYVPTVLADADDDAPRAQPKRQVVRIQPFTAAPLLDAGAVS